A part of Silvimonas soli genomic DNA contains:
- a CDS encoding polysaccharide biosynthesis/export family protein: protein MMKIIRLCAGLLFFVAMSVFAADPSGEYRLGTGDILKISVYDHPELEKEIQVSQEGTITYPMIGMVSVKGKTFSEAEAAIAKKLVDGDFIKKPNVNILVTQYRSQMVSVIGEVNHPGRFPLDSAVNVIDLLALAGGVSAAGGDKVYLVRDNQRTEILLPKLLANADAMTQQQIHMRNGDVVYVPRMAMVYVYGDVNRAGGFRLEQNMSVMQALSLAGGYTLRASHSSLVVTRTKADGTVTKIDAKPGDVLQENDVVFVPESIF, encoded by the coding sequence ATGATGAAAATAATCAGACTTTGCGCCGGATTACTGTTTTTTGTAGCGATGTCGGTATTCGCTGCCGACCCTTCTGGGGAATATCGGTTGGGTACAGGCGATATTCTGAAGATTTCGGTATATGACCACCCGGAACTGGAAAAAGAAATTCAGGTGAGCCAGGAAGGCACCATTACATATCCAATGATCGGGATGGTTTCAGTTAAAGGTAAAACATTTTCTGAAGCAGAAGCTGCGATTGCCAAAAAACTGGTTGATGGTGATTTCATCAAAAAACCAAATGTGAATATTCTGGTAACGCAATATCGCAGCCAGATGGTTTCGGTGATCGGTGAAGTCAATCACCCAGGGCGCTTTCCGCTGGATTCAGCAGTAAACGTCATTGATCTGCTGGCACTGGCGGGCGGGGTATCCGCAGCGGGTGGCGACAAAGTGTATCTGGTGCGCGATAACCAGCGCACCGAAATCCTGTTGCCCAAATTGCTGGCCAATGCCGACGCCATGACCCAGCAACAGATTCATATGCGCAACGGCGACGTAGTGTACGTACCGCGCATGGCGATGGTTTATGTCTACGGCGACGTGAATCGGGCGGGTGGCTTCCGACTGGAACAGAACATGTCGGTGATGCAGGCCTTGTCGCTGGCTGGCGGCTATACCTTGCGCGCCTCGCATTCCAGCCTGGTGGTGACCCGCACCAAAGCGGACGGAACTGTAACCAAAATCGATGCCAAGCCGGGCGATGTCTTGCAGGAAAACGATGTTGTTTTCGTGCCTGAAAGCATCTTCTGA
- a CDS encoding EpsD family peptidyl-prolyl cis-trans isomerase, whose translation MEQRIGVSIAMTMAALMLLAGCKNETKANATPSQVLARVNGDEITVNQLNYLLASQKVADDKTKQAMLDNLVMQDVLVQKAIELKLDRDPRVLSSIEFSRRQILAQAVVATEVGKLPDITSADVQKFYSDHPNLFEKHAVYGFSTFLIPAAALNDTLNQALDKAHSVPEVRTALQTAGVTFKESTQRAPAEQVPLQLLDKLAAIKPGDTAAMVHGDQAMLLHVDSVDPSPVALKDATPSIQAYIQKQRSDSLAKDKMELLKKTAKVEYVQQFASAPAAVAIAEKVDDAEGDDHVKSGMRLK comes from the coding sequence ATGGAGCAGCGAATCGGTGTCAGTATTGCGATGACCATGGCGGCGTTAATGCTTTTGGCTGGATGCAAAAACGAAACCAAGGCAAATGCAACACCAAGCCAGGTATTGGCCAGAGTGAATGGCGATGAAATCACCGTCAATCAGCTTAACTATCTGCTCGCATCGCAAAAAGTGGCAGATGACAAAACCAAGCAGGCCATGCTGGATAACCTGGTGATGCAGGATGTGCTGGTACAAAAAGCCATTGAACTCAAACTCGATCGTGATCCACGCGTGCTTAGCAGCATCGAGTTCTCGCGGCGGCAGATCCTGGCGCAAGCCGTAGTGGCGACTGAGGTGGGCAAGCTGCCAGATATCACGTCAGCCGACGTCCAGAAGTTTTACTCTGACCATCCGAACCTCTTTGAAAAGCACGCGGTATATGGCTTCTCGACTTTCTTGATCCCGGCTGCTGCGCTGAACGATACGCTGAACCAGGCGCTGGACAAGGCACATAGCGTGCCGGAAGTACGCACAGCGTTGCAAACAGCTGGAGTGACCTTCAAGGAATCAACCCAACGTGCCCCGGCGGAACAGGTGCCTTTGCAATTGCTGGACAAGCTGGCAGCGATTAAGCCCGGTGATACGGCGGCAATGGTGCATGGTGACCAGGCCATGTTGTTGCATGTCGACTCGGTTGACCCTTCGCCAGTTGCCCTGAAAGATGCAACCCCGTCGATTCAGGCTTATATCCAGAAACAACGCTCTGATTCGCTGGCAAAAGACAAAATGGAGTTGTTGAAGAAGACGGCAAAAGTGGAATACGTACAGCAATTCGCTTCAGCGCCTGCTGCTGTGGCAATAGCAGAAAAAGTAGACGACGCTGAAGGTGACGATCATGTCAAATCTGGAATGAGGCTTAAATGA
- a CDS encoding undecaprenyl-phosphate glucose phosphotransferase: protein MERLITRKQNTEQIASASPVGGTVVHLSSRETEVPAVGMLNDRFDEFSKAAPIASLFKLLIDPVMVVATLLALARAFDLALDGYVVVLAVIAFLLSALILEGTFLFVPGYTRPLLGLARFATGWVLICALVVMIGWATHWAVYYDQNFVLAWMLLAPVCLVATHWLIRVGFLFTEGRAKSTDARQVVVIGANKMGRALARRIQASALQNMKFLGFFDDRGLDRLDGVKEEELLGGLERLPDFVRDNDVHELYISLPMTKQPRVMQMLDEMHDSTVSIFFVLDFSVFDLIQARFELAAGMPVVAVCESPFLGLRGLVKRISDVVLAILILLLIWPVMLAVAVAVKLTSPGPVLFTQQRYGADGEKIRVYKFRSMKVHNENAGVITQATRNDPRLTPIGSFLRRTSLDELPQFINVLEGKMSIVGPRPHANAHNEMYRKLIKGYMMRYKVKPGITGWAQVNGYRGETETLDKMQKRIEYDLDYLRNWSLWLDIKIILATVLMVIRDKNAY, encoded by the coding sequence ATGGAAAGACTCATCACTCGCAAGCAAAACACAGAACAGATTGCCTCTGCCAGCCCTGTTGGCGGGACGGTTGTTCACTTGTCCAGTCGCGAGACAGAAGTACCTGCAGTTGGAATGCTGAACGACCGCTTTGACGAATTTTCCAAGGCGGCACCGATCGCCAGCTTGTTCAAGCTGCTGATCGATCCCGTCATGGTGGTCGCAACGTTGCTGGCGCTGGCCCGGGCATTTGATCTGGCGCTGGATGGCTACGTTGTGGTGCTGGCGGTCATAGCGTTTTTGCTGTCCGCGTTAATCCTGGAGGGTACTTTCCTGTTTGTGCCAGGTTATACCCGGCCGCTATTGGGGCTGGCGCGCTTCGCTACAGGTTGGGTGCTGATTTGCGCGCTGGTGGTCATGATCGGCTGGGCGACCCATTGGGCGGTGTACTACGACCAGAATTTTGTGCTGGCGTGGATGTTGTTGGCACCGGTGTGCCTGGTGGCTACCCACTGGCTGATCCGGGTGGGTTTCCTGTTTACCGAAGGCCGCGCCAAATCGACTGATGCCCGCCAGGTGGTGGTGATTGGTGCCAACAAAATGGGCCGGGCGCTGGCTCGGCGCATTCAAGCCAGTGCGCTGCAGAACATGAAGTTCCTGGGCTTCTTTGACGATCGCGGGCTGGATCGGCTCGATGGCGTGAAAGAAGAAGAACTGCTGGGCGGGCTGGAGCGCTTGCCCGACTTTGTGCGGGACAACGATGTGCATGAGTTGTACATCTCTTTGCCCATGACCAAGCAACCGCGTGTGATGCAGATGCTTGATGAAATGCACGACAGCACGGTGTCTATCTTTTTTGTGCTGGATTTTTCGGTGTTCGATCTGATTCAGGCGCGCTTTGAACTTGCCGCCGGCATGCCAGTGGTGGCGGTGTGCGAAAGCCCGTTCCTCGGTTTGCGTGGTCTGGTGAAGCGCATTTCTGATGTGGTGCTGGCTATTTTGATTTTGTTGTTGATCTGGCCGGTCATGCTGGCGGTGGCCGTTGCGGTGAAGCTTACCTCGCCCGGTCCGGTGCTGTTTACCCAGCAACGTTATGGCGCAGATGGCGAAAAAATTCGGGTGTACAAGTTCCGCTCGATGAAAGTGCATAACGAAAATGCGGGAGTGATTACTCAAGCTACCCGCAATGATCCACGACTTACTCCTATTGGTTCGTTTTTACGTCGTACCTCGCTGGACGAATTACCGCAATTCATTAATGTGCTTGAAGGAAAAATGAGCATTGTTGGTCCACGTCCACATGCCAATGCGCATAACGAAATGTATCGCAAGCTGATCAAGGGCTACATGATGCGCTACAAGGTCAAACCGGGAATTACCGGTTGGGCGCAAGTGAATGGCTATCGAGGTGAAACAGAAACTCTGGACAAAATGCAGAAACGGATCGAATACGATCTGGATTACCTGCGTAACTGGTCTCTTTGGCTGGATATAAAGATCATCCTGGCTACGGTCTTGATGGTTATCCGCGATAAGAATGCCTATTGA
- a CDS encoding outer membrane beta-barrel protein, translating into MNKSRLLPAGTLLVSAMSMAAYDPSDSVTSYAELGYVYDSNVFRLSDDQNTQQALGKDTRSDSIVTPKVGGHVDATVSRQVFSADADVYAPRYITFSNLNYVGWDASLGWTGDIGHSWFGSATLQDQKALSDFGDVVLNEEDFTRTTTASGQLGYHINSSFSLIGNASDAKVDHSRENSLDLRNENYGLKVQYQTDLGGTLSLGEQYQRVTYDQGTFNGVVINNDYTQRITQISAYYPIDAKLSISGGYGLVKLQTDQTDESDWQANAAVNWRPTDKTSLALSYLHALNSPGSTFGQSIRSHYQLYGSWAITEKISTNATLAYDKYDYPAALNVAAYNDNVKFAKVGATWTPKTSIQTSIYASYQQRDSTVELRTYDDWQLGATIRVLF; encoded by the coding sequence ATGAATAAGTCGAGGCTGCTGCCAGCGGGCACGTTGCTGGTGTCCGCAATGAGTATGGCGGCGTACGATCCCAGCGACTCTGTGACCAGTTACGCTGAGCTGGGCTATGTCTACGATAGCAACGTGTTCCGGCTGAGTGATGACCAGAATACTCAGCAAGCGCTGGGCAAAGACACGCGCAGCGACTCCATCGTGACGCCCAAAGTAGGTGGGCATGTCGATGCCACCGTATCGCGCCAGGTGTTCTCGGCCGATGCGGATGTCTATGCGCCCCGTTACATCACTTTCAGCAACCTCAATTACGTGGGTTGGGATGCCAGTCTGGGCTGGACTGGTGATATTGGTCACAGTTGGTTTGGGTCTGCCACGTTGCAAGACCAGAAAGCCCTGTCAGATTTCGGTGACGTGGTGCTCAACGAAGAAGACTTCACCCGCACCACCACAGCCTCCGGTCAGCTGGGCTATCACATCAACAGCAGCTTTTCGCTGATCGGCAACGCCAGTGACGCCAAGGTTGATCACAGCCGCGAAAACTCGCTGGATTTGCGCAACGAGAATTACGGTTTGAAGGTGCAATACCAGACGGATCTGGGCGGAACGCTGTCACTGGGAGAGCAATATCAGCGGGTTACTTACGACCAGGGCACCTTTAACGGTGTTGTGATCAACAATGATTACACCCAGCGCATTACCCAGATTTCTGCCTACTACCCGATCGATGCCAAGTTGAGTATCTCTGGGGGATATGGCTTGGTAAAACTGCAGACTGACCAGACCGACGAATCCGACTGGCAGGCCAATGCTGCCGTCAACTGGCGTCCGACCGACAAAACCTCTTTGGCGTTGAGCTATCTGCATGCGCTGAACTCCCCGGGCAGTACTTTTGGCCAGTCCATTCGCTCGCACTATCAACTGTATGGCTCGTGGGCCATTACCGAAAAAATCTCCACTAACGCCACCCTGGCCTACGACAAATACGACTATCCAGCCGCGTTGAATGTCGCTGCCTACAACGACAACGTGAAGTTCGCCAAAGTCGGGGCGACCTGGACACCCAAGACTTCCATTCAAACCTCGATCTATGCCTCTTACCAACAGCGCGATTCTACCGTTGAGCTACGTACTTACGACGACTGGCAGCTTGGCGCAACCATAAGGGTACTTTTTTAA
- a CDS encoding glycosyltransferase, with product MPNRPEQDTVQTPPRLAVMICEELPRPGENGPGSYNLTILRALAALGYHLHIVVTGLNVGGRASPAQIDCTLQFLHARRVGPWLVPTSLGAAARFIKKVLKAGPRKAGANGSKVAWIGRFLSDAETRAIAGKLPQGRIDAVFIDTIFRSAALQSVVAGTKALVAHDVFYQRSASFRANGFTPKPAVDAKLEGQKLQSFDAIIAINDRDHSELAELAPSSRVCTILPVVGDAGACTSAKSDARRDPHKMFYLGSRAYHNVDGIRWFLSHVWPLVQTHIPDASIEIVGGVCAEVPPGLNNVTLHGRVEQLDEIADRCSFAVNPVLMGSGIKIKMVEYFCLGLGCITTANGAAGFPEEGSLPYTVADGVEAFAQTIVAMMQTPAEPKALRDATQAYTRHFSHEAAVAKMHALLQQAQPH from the coding sequence ATGCCTAACCGGCCAGAACAAGACACAGTGCAGACACCGCCACGCCTTGCCGTCATGATTTGCGAAGAACTGCCTCGTCCGGGCGAGAACGGGCCGGGCAGCTACAATCTCACCATCTTGCGGGCGCTTGCCGCACTGGGTTACCACTTGCATATTGTGGTGACCGGTCTGAATGTAGGCGGGCGCGCCAGCCCGGCACAAATCGATTGCACCTTGCAGTTTCTGCATGCTCGCCGCGTCGGGCCGTGGCTTGTTCCAACCTCGCTGGGTGCCGCTGCGCGCTTTATCAAAAAAGTGCTCAAAGCGGGGCCGCGTAAAGCTGGTGCAAATGGCAGCAAGGTGGCGTGGATTGGCCGCTTTTTGTCCGATGCCGAGACTCGCGCCATTGCCGGCAAGCTGCCTCAGGGGCGCATCGATGCGGTGTTCATCGATACCATCTTCCGTTCGGCGGCGTTGCAGTCTGTCGTCGCGGGCACCAAGGCGCTGGTGGCACACGACGTGTTTTATCAACGCAGTGCATCATTTCGGGCCAACGGCTTTACCCCCAAGCCCGCGGTTGATGCCAAGCTGGAAGGGCAGAAGCTGCAATCGTTTGACGCGATTATTGCGATTAATGACCGCGATCACAGCGAACTGGCCGAACTGGCGCCGTCATCGCGCGTGTGTACGATTTTGCCGGTGGTGGGGGATGCAGGCGCATGTACTTCTGCCAAAAGCGATGCCCGCCGCGACCCGCACAAGATGTTCTATCTGGGCTCTCGGGCGTATCACAATGTCGATGGCATTCGCTGGTTTCTCTCGCATGTCTGGCCGCTGGTGCAGACGCACATTCCCGATGCCAGTATCGAGATCGTGGGTGGCGTTTGTGCCGAGGTCCCGCCTGGTCTGAACAATGTGACCTTGCACGGGCGGGTGGAGCAACTGGATGAGATTGCCGACCGCTGCAGCTTTGCGGTCAATCCGGTGTTGATGGGCAGCGGCATCAAAATCAAGATGGTTGAATATTTCTGCCTGGGGCTGGGCTGCATCACGACCGCCAACGGTGCCGCAGGCTTTCCCGAAGAGGGCAGCCTGCCCTACACAGTGGCCGACGGCGTAGAGGCTTTCGCCCAGACCATTGTTGCCATGATGCAAACCCCCGCTGAGCCCAAAGCCCTGCGCGATGCTACTCAGGCATACACCCGCCATTTTTCTCATGAAGCGGCCGTGGCCAAAATGCATGCACTGCTACAGCAGGCGCAACCGCACTGA
- the rpoD gene encoding RNA polymerase sigma factor RpoD, giving the protein MAAEHEFDKEDIERTDFREGNREGDDEPLDPEARKAKFKSLIVLGKERGYLTYAEINDHLPEDMLDAEQIEGVISMISNMGIQVYDEAPDAEDLLMSDATPAVADDDAVEEAEAALSSVDSEFGRTTDPVRMYMREMGTVELLTREGEIEIAKRIEDGLKHMIQAISACPTTITQILELVDKGLNDEIRIDDIIDGFIDPNAVEEVAPPPVEVTEEDELADDEEAEEGDEEADAAAISSANLELLKTQARERFEIVRAAYARMVASLQKDGVQSKGYRESQQTIADEFQNIRFSARQVEALCDHLRTMVDEIRGYEREIMDLCTQKVRMPREHFIKTFPGRETDLEWVIEELSSGQNYADILERYQHAIMEKQGRLKELQEKAMLPIKELKEINRQMSTGEAKARRAKREMIEANLRLVISIAKKYTNRGLQFLDLIQEGNIGLMKAVDKFEYRRGYKFSTYATWWIRQAITRSIADQARTIRIPVHMIETINKMNRIQRQILQETGLEPTPEELAGRMEMPEDKIRKILKIAKEPISMETPIGDDDDSHLGDFIEDSVTVAPAEAAVYAGLREATREVLDTLTPREAKVLRMRFGIDMSTDHTLEEVGKQFDVTRERIRQIEAKALRKLRHPTRSERLKSFLESVSNEP; this is encoded by the coding sequence ATGGCGGCAGAACACGAATTCGACAAAGAAGACATCGAACGCACCGATTTCCGCGAAGGGAACCGGGAGGGCGACGATGAACCACTTGATCCAGAAGCCCGGAAGGCAAAGTTCAAGTCACTGATCGTGCTCGGTAAAGAGCGCGGTTATCTTACGTACGCTGAAATAAACGACCACTTGCCTGAAGACATGCTCGATGCCGAGCAGATCGAAGGCGTGATCAGCATGATCAGCAACATGGGTATCCAGGTCTACGATGAGGCGCCCGACGCCGAAGACCTGCTGATGTCCGATGCCACACCGGCAGTTGCAGATGATGATGCGGTTGAAGAGGCCGAAGCAGCACTTTCCTCTGTGGATTCCGAGTTTGGCCGTACCACCGATCCGGTGCGTATGTACATGCGCGAAATGGGCACGGTTGAGCTGCTGACCCGCGAAGGCGAAATTGAAATCGCCAAGCGGATCGAAGACGGCCTCAAGCACATGATCCAGGCGATCTCGGCTTGTCCGACCACCATCACCCAGATTCTGGAGTTGGTGGACAAGGGCTTGAATGACGAGATTCGTATCGATGACATCATCGACGGTTTCATTGATCCGAACGCGGTAGAAGAAGTTGCTCCGCCGCCGGTTGAAGTGACTGAAGAAGATGAGCTGGCCGATGACGAAGAAGCAGAAGAAGGCGATGAAGAAGCCGACGCTGCCGCCATCTCCAGTGCCAATCTGGAACTCCTGAAAACCCAGGCGCGCGAGCGCTTCGAGATCGTGCGTGCTGCTTATGCCCGCATGGTGGCATCGCTGCAAAAAGACGGCGTGCAAAGCAAGGGTTATCGCGAGTCGCAGCAAACCATCGCTGACGAATTCCAGAACATCCGCTTCTCCGCTCGCCAGGTTGAAGCGCTGTGTGATCACCTGCGTACCATGGTTGATGAAATTCGCGGTTACGAGCGCGAAATCATGGACCTGTGTACCCAGAAAGTGCGCATGCCGCGTGAGCACTTCATCAAAACATTCCCGGGTCGCGAAACCGATCTGGAATGGGTCATTGAAGAGCTGTCTTCTGGTCAGAACTACGCTGACATCCTTGAACGCTATCAACACGCGATCATGGAAAAGCAAGGTCGCCTGAAAGAGTTGCAAGAAAAGGCAATGCTCCCGATCAAGGAGCTCAAGGAAATCAACCGTCAAATGTCGACGGGTGAAGCCAAGGCACGTCGCGCCAAGCGCGAAATGATCGAGGCCAACCTGCGTCTGGTGATCTCCATTGCCAAGAAGTACACCAACCGTGGCTTGCAGTTCCTCGACCTGATCCAGGAAGGCAATATCGGCCTGATGAAGGCCGTGGACAAGTTCGAATACCGTCGCGGTTACAAGTTCTCGACCTATGCAACGTGGTGGATCCGTCAGGCCATTACGCGCTCGATCGCTGACCAGGCACGTACTATCCGGATTCCGGTTCACATGATCGAAACGATCAACAAAATGAACCGTATCCAGCGTCAGATTCTGCAGGAAACCGGTCTTGAGCCGACTCCGGAAGAACTGGCTGGCCGGATGGAAATGCCGGAAGACAAGATCCGCAAGATCTTGAAGATCGCCAAAGAACCGATTTCGATGGAAACACCGATCGGTGACGATGACGATTCGCATCTGGGCGACTTTATTGAAGACTCGGTCACGGTAGCTCCGGCAGAAGCAGCGGTTTACGCTGGCCTGCGCGAAGCCACCCGTGAAGTGCTCGATACCCTCACACCACGTGAAGCCAAAGTGCTGCGCATGCGTTTTGGTATCGATATGAGCACGGACCATACGCTGGAAGAGGTAGGCAAACAGTTTGACGTGACGCGTGAGCGGATTCGTCAGATCGAAGCCAAGGCGCTGCGCAAGCTGCGTCACCCGACCCGGTCAGAACGGTTGAAGAGTTTTCTTGAAAGTGTGAGCAACGAGCCTTAA
- a CDS encoding GatB/YqeY domain-containing protein, with translation MSLKARITNDMKTAMKEKQTERLGTIRLLLAAMKQREVDERIELDDAAIAVIIEKMLKQRKDSITQFEAANRQDLADKEKFEVGVLTEYLPARLSDAEVAAAVDAAITTHGKTPTAMGKIMADLKAQLAGKADMAEVSKLVKAGMQ, from the coding sequence ATGAGCCTTAAGGCACGCATTACCAATGACATGAAGACGGCGATGAAGGAAAAGCAGACAGAGCGGCTGGGTACGATCCGTCTGTTGCTGGCAGCCATGAAGCAGCGCGAAGTCGACGAACGCATCGAACTGGATGATGCCGCCATTGCGGTCATTATCGAGAAGATGCTCAAGCAACGCAAAGACAGCATCACCCAATTTGAAGCCGCAAACCGCCAGGATCTGGCCGACAAAGAGAAATTCGAAGTCGGCGTGCTGACCGAATATCTGCCGGCACGTTTATCCGATGCAGAAGTGGCTGCGGCCGTTGATGCCGCTATCACCACGCATGGCAAGACCCCGACCGCAATGGGCAAGATCATGGCTGATCTGAAAGCACAGCTGGCTGGCAAGGCCGATATGGCCGAAGTGAGCAAGCTGGTTAAAGCTGGCATGCAATAA
- the rpsU gene encoding 30S ribosomal protein S21 has protein sequence MPSVRVKENEPFEVAMRRFKRSVEKTGLLTELRSREFYEKPTAERKRKLAAAVKRHYKRLRSQQLPPKLY, from the coding sequence ATGCCTTCTGTACGCGTTAAAGAAAACGAGCCTTTTGAAGTAGCAATGCGCCGCTTCAAGCGCTCGGTTGAAAAAACTGGTTTGTTGACTGAACTGCGTTCGCGCGAGTTTTACGAAAAGCCTACTGCTGAACGCAAGCGCAAGCTCGCTGCAGCTGTGAAGCGCCACTACAAGCGCCTGCGCAGCCAGCAATTGCCCCCGAAGCTGTACTAA
- the tsaD gene encoding tRNA (adenosine(37)-N6)-threonylcarbamoyltransferase complex transferase subunit TsaD has product MLVLGIESSCDETGVALYHSERGLLAHRIHSQIAMHTEYGGVVPELASRDHIRRVLPLTEACLAEAGVTLQDLNAIAYTAGPGLAGALLVGASVANALGFALQKPVIEVHHLEGHLLSPLLAEPRPAFPFIALLVSGGHTQLMAVRGIGQYELLGETVDDAAGEAFDKSAKLLGLGYPGGPALSKLADRGDATRFKLPRPMLHSGDLDFSFSGLKTAVLNLVKQQAALDETTTADICAAFQEAIVEVLVKKCLAALKQTGMQRLVIAGGVGANRQLRAGLNDAAQRRRYEVFYPPLELCTDNGAMIAFAGAMRLKFAEPDYSYNVRPRWDLASLPSVA; this is encoded by the coding sequence ATGCTGGTGCTAGGCATCGAATCTTCCTGCGACGAAACCGGCGTAGCGCTGTATCACAGCGAGCGTGGCTTGCTGGCGCATCGCATCCACTCGCAAATTGCCATGCATACCGAATATGGTGGCGTGGTGCCGGAACTGGCCTCGCGCGATCACATTCGTCGCGTGCTACCGCTGACCGAAGCCTGCCTGGCCGAGGCCGGTGTCACACTGCAAGACCTCAATGCCATCGCTTATACCGCGGGACCGGGCTTGGCTGGCGCGCTGCTGGTGGGCGCAAGTGTGGCCAATGCCTTGGGCTTTGCGCTGCAAAAGCCGGTGATCGAGGTACATCACCTGGAAGGCCATCTGTTGTCGCCGTTGCTGGCCGAACCACGCCCCGCTTTTCCGTTCATTGCCTTGCTGGTATCTGGTGGTCACACGCAGCTGATGGCGGTACGCGGGATTGGCCAATATGAATTGCTGGGTGAAACCGTGGATGATGCTGCGGGCGAAGCCTTTGATAAATCGGCCAAGCTGCTCGGTTTGGGTTATCCAGGCGGCCCGGCGCTGTCAAAACTGGCGGACAGGGGCGATGCGACCCGCTTCAAACTGCCGCGGCCGATGCTGCACTCGGGCGATCTGGATTTCAGCTTTTCCGGCCTGAAAACCGCAGTGTTGAATCTGGTGAAGCAACAAGCGGCACTGGATGAAACCACCACCGCCGATATCTGCGCGGCGTTTCAGGAAGCGATCGTCGAAGTGCTGGTCAAGAAGTGTCTGGCCGCGCTCAAGCAAACCGGCATGCAACGACTGGTGATTGCGGGCGGTGTAGGCGCCAACCGGCAATTACGCGCAGGCTTGAACGACGCCGCGCAGCGCCGTCGGTATGAAGTGTTCTATCCGCCGCTTGAGCTATGTACCGACAATGGCGCGATGATTGCATTTGCGGGGGCCATGCGATTGAAGTTTGCCGAACCGGATTACAGCTACAACGTGCGACCGCGCTGGGATCTGGCCAGCTTGCCATCGGTGGCGTAG
- a CDS encoding GNAT family N-acetyltransferase → MKVLRTGADDLSALQACFFASVSVLTAADYSLQQRRAWIDRALAKRETWREKLSSQFGWKVTDEDHILGFVLLVPQDCLIDWLYVAPTAANSGVATLLLREVERTARILGMPTLRTEASLTAQPFFLRRGYALVEQRSVDIDGCVLPNALMEKTL, encoded by the coding sequence ATGAAGGTGCTGCGCACGGGCGCGGACGATTTGTCGGCGCTGCAGGCCTGTTTCTTTGCCTCGGTTTCAGTGTTGACTGCCGCTGATTACAGCTTGCAGCAACGGCGCGCCTGGATTGACCGGGCGCTGGCAAAACGGGAAACCTGGCGGGAGAAACTCTCCAGCCAGTTTGGCTGGAAAGTAACCGATGAAGACCACATCCTCGGCTTCGTTTTGCTGGTGCCGCAAGATTGCCTGATCGACTGGTTATACGTTGCACCCACCGCTGCCAACTCGGGCGTGGCCACCTTGTTGCTGCGCGAAGTGGAACGCACCGCACGCATTCTGGGTATGCCCACGTTGCGCACCGAAGCCAGCCTTACCGCGCAACCCTTCTTTTTGCGGCGCGGTTATGCGCTGGTGGAGCAGCGCAGCGTGGATATTGATGGCTGCGTCTTGCCCAACGCACTGATGGAAAAAACGCTGTAG
- a CDS encoding fumarylacetoacetate hydrolase family protein, whose protein sequence is MPQIRIADQQFAVANIFCVGRNFQAHAAEMGSSIGEEPMVFLKPTSAIVPPGAAIPLPSWSKEIHHETELVVAIGRSGRDIAKADAMSYVAGYALGLDLTARDIQAEAKKKGQPWTLAKGYAGAAVLTDFVPASAIPHPEQIGFTLHIDGQLRQSADTRNMVFDIPTLIAWISARFGLTEGDLIYTGTPEGVGPIHASETLQLVLPGLIDQSFKVAQ, encoded by the coding sequence GTGCCGCAAATCCGGATTGCCGATCAACAGTTCGCTGTTGCCAATATTTTCTGTGTGGGTCGCAATTTTCAGGCCCATGCAGCCGAAATGGGCTCTTCCATCGGCGAAGAGCCCATGGTGTTTCTCAAGCCGACCTCTGCCATTGTCCCGCCCGGCGCCGCTATTCCGCTGCCGTCGTGGTCGAAAGAAATCCATCACGAAACCGAACTGGTTGTCGCCATAGGCCGCAGCGGACGCGATATCGCCAAGGCCGATGCCATGTCTTATGTGGCCGGTTATGCTTTGGGACTGGATTTAACCGCGCGGGACATACAGGCCGAAGCCAAAAAGAAAGGCCAGCCCTGGACCTTGGCCAAAGGCTACGCGGGCGCCGCCGTACTGACCGACTTCGTGCCCGCCAGCGCCATCCCGCATCCAGAACAAATTGGTTTCACGCTGCACATTGATGGCCAGCTGCGCCAGAGCGCCGATACCCGCAATATGGTGTTTGATATCCCGACGCTGATTGCGTGGATTTCTGCGCGCTTTGGGCTGACTGAAGGTGATCTCATTTACACCGGCACGCCCGAAGGCGTTGGCCCGATCCACGCCAGTGAAACCTTGCAACTGGTTTTGCCCGGTCTGATTGATCAAAGTTTCAAGGTGGCGCAATGA